A region of Mailhella massiliensis DNA encodes the following proteins:
- a CDS encoding plasmid mobilization protein: GSPQDRRGSSLQDGSCLTPANILPKASPLDTLRAFGATLLTLSKRQERQMEKRKATTRFHRRRTLRLSAREDEKLQTQADSAGLSVSEYMRRLFFGGRPIIARTDDQTIRELRRLGGLLKHHFEMVKRTANPATLSELDAALRQIRRTIETLSEKR, translated from the coding sequence GGCAGTCCCCAAGACCGCCGGGGTTCTTCCTTACAGGATGGTAGCTGTCTGACGCCAGCTAACATCCTGCCAAAGGCTTCGCCTCTGGACACCCTCAGAGCGTTCGGCGCTACGCTTCTCACGCTCTCAAAAAGACAGGAAAGGCAGATGGAAAAACGGAAGGCCACAACCAGATTTCATAGGCGGCGGACACTCAGACTTAGCGCCAGGGAAGACGAAAAACTACAGACTCAGGCCGACAGCGCGGGACTGTCCGTGTCCGAGTACATGCGGCGGCTGTTCTTCGGCGGCAGGCCCATTATCGCCAGAACGGACGACCAGACCATCCGGGAACTGCGACGGCTTGGGGGATTGCTCAAGCATCATTTCGAGATGGTAAAGCGGACTGCAAATCCGGCCACCCTTTCGGAACTGGACGCTGCATTGCGGCAAATCCGACGGACTATCGAAACCCTGAGTGAAAAACGATGA